One part of the Streptomyces lienomycini genome encodes these proteins:
- a CDS encoding endonuclease/exonuclease/phosphatase family protein: protein MRQTSPPAAPPTTTPEAEATRGTAPARSRLPLAALRRAVRSGAWKRGPVLTGAALLLGLVMLLHAEIPNRIGSLGSLVETFLPWFGLFVPVLAAGALWRRSAAAVLALVLPVTVWLSLFGGLLADKSEPGGDLTVATHNVGADNPDPAGTARHLVASGVDVLALEEITAEDRTAYEKELAGAYPYHTVQGTVGLWSRLPLSHTRPVDIRTDYGPLADTKPADVQAADGRALRATVATDRGPLVVYVAHLGSVRLNPRAGFWTDSRDRNARALGDVLAADPSERVILLGDLNGSLDDRALAGITSQLHSTQDAAGDGFGFSWPATFPVARIDQILVRGLEPTGSWVLSATGSDHLPVAAGISW from the coding sequence ATGCGCCAGACCTCACCACCAGCTGCACCTCCAACAACAACACCGGAAGCAGAAGCAACGAGAGGGACCGCCCCAGCAAGAAGTCGGCTGCCGCTCGCCGCGTTGCGTCGGGCTGTCCGGTCGGGAGCCTGGAAGCGGGGCCCGGTGCTCACGGGAGCCGCGCTGCTGCTGGGCCTGGTCATGCTGCTGCACGCCGAGATCCCGAACCGGATCGGGTCTCTCGGCAGTCTCGTGGAGACCTTCCTGCCGTGGTTCGGGCTCTTCGTCCCCGTGCTGGCGGCCGGGGCGTTGTGGCGCCGATCGGCCGCTGCGGTGCTCGCTCTGGTGCTTCCGGTCACGGTATGGCTGAGCCTCTTCGGCGGGCTGCTCGCCGACAAGTCCGAACCGGGCGGCGACCTCACCGTGGCCACCCACAACGTCGGCGCCGACAACCCGGACCCGGCCGGCACCGCCCGCCACCTGGTCGCCTCAGGGGTCGACGTGCTGGCCCTCGAGGAGATCACCGCGGAGGACCGGACAGCGTACGAGAAGGAACTGGCGGGAGCGTACCCGTACCACACGGTGCAGGGCACGGTGGGGCTGTGGAGCCGGCTGCCGCTGTCTCACACGCGACCCGTCGACATCAGGACGGACTACGGGCCGCTGGCCGACACCAAGCCCGCCGACGTCCAGGCGGCCGACGGCCGGGCGCTGCGCGCCACGGTGGCCACGGACCGGGGACCGCTGGTGGTGTACGTGGCCCACCTGGGCTCCGTACGCCTCAATCCCCGGGCGGGCTTCTGGACGGACTCCCGCGACCGGAACGCGCGGGCACTCGGCGATGTGCTCGCCGCAGACCCGAGCGAGCGGGTGATACTGCTCGGTGACCTGAACGGAAGCCTGGACGACCGCGCGTTGGCGGGCATCACCTCGCAGCTTCACTCGACGCAGGACGCGGCAGGAGACGGTTTCGGCTTCAGCTGGCCGGCGACGTTCCCGGTGGCGCGGATCGACCAGATCCTGGTGCGCGGCCTGGAGCCGACCGGTTCGTGGGTGCTGTCCGCCACCGGCAGCGACCATCTGCCGGTGGCGGCCGGCATCAGCTGGTGA
- a CDS encoding response regulator transcription factor, with protein MRVLIVEDEPYLAEAIRDGLRLEAIAGDIAGDGDTALALLSINAYDIAVLDRDIPGPSGDEIAARIVASGSGMPILMLTAADRLDDKASGFGLGADDYLTKPFELRELALRLRALDRRRAHSRPPVREIAGLRVDPFRREVYRDGRYVALTRKQFAVLEVLVAAEGGVVSAEELLERAWDENADPFTNAVRITVSALRKRLGEPWTIATVPGVGYRIDTGAAVAGQAGGDRG; from the coding sequence ATGCGTGTTCTGATTGTTGAGGACGAGCCCTACCTGGCGGAGGCGATTCGCGACGGCCTGCGCCTGGAGGCGATCGCGGGCGACATCGCGGGGGACGGCGACACCGCTTTGGCGCTGCTGAGCATCAACGCCTACGACATCGCCGTCCTCGACCGCGACATCCCGGGCCCGTCCGGCGACGAGATCGCCGCGCGCATCGTCGCCTCGGGCAGCGGAATGCCGATCCTCATGCTCACCGCGGCCGACCGCCTCGACGACAAGGCCTCCGGCTTCGGGCTCGGCGCCGACGACTACCTCACCAAGCCGTTCGAACTGCGGGAGCTCGCGCTCAGACTCAGGGCCCTCGACCGCAGACGCGCCCACAGCAGGCCTCCCGTGCGCGAGATAGCCGGTCTGCGCGTCGACCCGTTCCGCAGAGAGGTCTACCGGGACGGCCGCTACGTCGCGCTGACCAGGAAGCAGTTCGCGGTACTCGAAGTGCTGGTCGCCGCGGAGGGTGGTGTCGTCAGCGCCGAGGAACTCCTGGAACGCGCGTGGGACGAGAACGCCGACCCCTTCACCAACGCGGTCCGCATCACCGTCTCGGCTCTGCGCAAGCGCCTCGGTGAACCGTGGACCATCGCCACCGTGCCGGGCGTCGGCTACCGCATCGACACAGGGGCGGCCGTGGCCGGGCAGGCCGGTGGTGACCGTGGATAG
- a CDS encoding sensor histidine kinase translates to MDRRRGLSVRLKLTLSYAGFLMLAGALLLAAVGVFLLRQGWLLTNERGAVRATPGTVFLRSFAPTAAGVMAFLLVFGLLGGWFLAGRMLAPLDRITHATRTAEAGSLSHRIRLPGRRDEFRELADALDTMLARLEAHVVEQQRFAANASHELRTPLAVSKALLDVARTDPDQDTDEIIDRLHSVNTRAIDLTEALLLLSRAGQRSFAREHVDLSLLAEEATETLLPLAERHGVILETGGDVTPSVGSPTLLLQLTTNLVHNAIVHNIPGRGRVWVHTTPGAHTSLLTVENTGELINAHQASTLTEPFQRGTERVHTGHPGVGLGLAIVNTITQAHDGTLTLTPRPAGGLRITVELPTSPPRSGR, encoded by the coding sequence GTGGATAGACGGCGCGGCTTGAGTGTCCGTCTCAAACTCACCCTCAGCTACGCAGGCTTCCTCATGCTGGCGGGCGCCCTGCTGCTCGCGGCCGTGGGAGTGTTCCTCCTGCGCCAGGGGTGGTTGCTCACCAACGAACGGGGAGCGGTGAGAGCGACTCCCGGCACGGTCTTCCTCCGCAGTTTCGCCCCGACGGCAGCGGGGGTCATGGCGTTCCTCCTGGTGTTCGGCCTCCTGGGCGGATGGTTCCTGGCCGGACGGATGCTCGCCCCTCTGGACCGGATCACACACGCCACCCGTACGGCTGAGGCCGGGTCGCTGTCCCACCGGATCCGGTTGCCGGGTCGCAGGGACGAGTTCCGCGAACTCGCCGACGCCTTGGACACGATGCTCGCCCGCCTCGAAGCCCACGTGGTCGAGCAGCAGCGCTTCGCGGCCAACGCCTCTCACGAGCTTCGCACCCCGCTGGCCGTCTCGAAAGCCCTCCTCGATGTGGCCCGCACCGACCCGGACCAGGACACCGACGAGATCATCGACCGCCTCCACTCCGTGAACACCCGGGCGATCGACCTCACCGAGGCCCTCCTCCTGCTCAGCCGCGCCGGCCAGCGCTCCTTCGCCCGGGAACACGTCGACCTGTCCCTCCTCGCCGAGGAGGCGACCGAAACTCTCCTCCCCCTCGCGGAGAGACACGGCGTCATCCTGGAAACCGGCGGCGACGTGACCCCTTCAGTCGGTTCGCCGACCCTCCTCCTGCAACTGACCACGAACCTCGTCCACAACGCGATCGTCCACAACATCCCCGGCCGGGGCAGAGTCTGGGTCCACACCACCCCCGGCGCCCACACCTCGCTGCTCACCGTCGAGAACACCGGCGAACTGATCAACGCCCACCAGGCCTCGACCCTGACCGAGCCGTTCCAGCGCGGCACGGAACGCGTACACACCGGCCACCCGGGCGTCGGCCTGGGCCTGGCCATCGTCAACACCATCACTCAGGCCCACGACGGCACCCTCACCCTCACCCCCCGCCCCGCCGGCGGCCTCCGCATCACCGTGGAGCTACCGACGAGCCCTCCGCGTTCCGGAAGATGA
- a CDS encoding SMI1/KNR4 family protein, translating into MDHSARVTAFTGLVGPPPGPAPAVDWAAVEGWLGTPLPGDYKALVTAYGAAEMGGPDAAIRLHPPCVSTDGRFEYAAWIVETHRHSAIRPGMFTARRRPFLPEEGGLLAFATTRSGDHLFWNTGVSDDPDEWPVTLMTTNVAVGAGEPWVDYEVPLLELLFTLLRTGVPHPGEPGGLLGPLSSRIRVWPPLAGAAPWSPPPAGTAVDARQHAALTEGLGLDAVMALVPPPLEPYLGEGTWERVFERLGTRLPPDFVALAERYGAGNWSWWLDMSAPLSLDRSREQGLAAAVEDMLDGYRQLRAAHPQYYPMPAWPEPGGFLPFASTIDGDQIGWCADGPPETWRVAVNPRHGDQGPPLTGDFTATLLTWLRGGPAESGFPGLTGRDLHPLDVMFFEPFGSGVPW; encoded by the coding sequence ATGGATCACTCCGCGCGGGTCACCGCGTTCACAGGTCTCGTCGGACCGCCGCCCGGCCCGGCGCCCGCCGTCGACTGGGCGGCGGTCGAGGGCTGGCTCGGCACCCCGCTGCCCGGTGACTACAAGGCGCTCGTGACGGCGTACGGTGCGGCCGAGATGGGCGGCCCGGACGCGGCGATCCGGCTCCACCCCCCGTGCGTCAGCACCGACGGCCGCTTCGAGTACGCAGCATGGATCGTCGAGACGCACCGGCACTCGGCGATCCGGCCCGGCATGTTCACCGCGCGTCGGCGCCCCTTCCTGCCCGAGGAGGGCGGCCTGCTCGCCTTCGCCACGACGAGGAGCGGTGACCACCTCTTCTGGAACACGGGCGTGTCGGACGACCCCGACGAGTGGCCGGTCACGCTCATGACCACGAATGTGGCAGTCGGGGCGGGCGAGCCCTGGGTGGACTACGAAGTCCCCCTTCTGGAGCTGCTGTTCACGCTGCTGCGCACGGGCGTGCCGCACCCGGGCGAGCCCGGCGGGCTGCTGGGCCCGCTGTCCTCGCGGATACGGGTCTGGCCGCCGCTGGCCGGGGCCGCACCCTGGTCGCCACCGCCTGCGGGCACCGCCGTGGACGCGCGGCAGCACGCGGCGCTCACCGAGGGCCTGGGCCTTGACGCCGTCATGGCGCTGGTTCCACCGCCCCTGGAGCCGTATCTGGGCGAGGGCACATGGGAGCGGGTCTTCGAGCGGCTCGGGACCCGGCTGCCGCCGGACTTCGTGGCGCTCGCAGAGCGGTACGGGGCGGGCAACTGGAGCTGGTGGCTGGACATGAGCGCCCCACTGTCCCTGGACCGGTCACGGGAGCAGGGGCTCGCGGCCGCAGTCGAGGACATGCTTGACGGATACCGCCAACTGCGCGCCGCCCATCCCCAGTACTACCCGATGCCCGCGTGGCCCGAGCCCGGCGGCTTCCTGCCGTTCGCGTCGACGATCGACGGGGACCAGATCGGCTGGTGCGCGGACGGCCCGCCCGAGACGTGGCGCGTAGCCGTCAACCCACGCCACGGGGACCAAGGACCGCCCCTGACAGGCGACTTCACGGCGACCCTGCTCACGTGGTTGCGCGGCGGCCCCGCCGAATCCGGCTTCCCCGGTCTGACCGGCCGGGACCTGCATCCGCTGGACGTCATGTTCTTCGAACCGTTCGGGTCGGGCGTGCCGTGGTGA
- a CDS encoding alpha/beta fold hydrolase, which produces MALATGLGTSPAAATPHRGLVTYVLVHGTHSAGAFWMPIARELVLRGHRVIMVDQPQHGAEAFVAESYQRQDLTAMAVEPSPLKGLGLDDYEARVTGIVRQAARNGPVVLVGHSLGGVSVSRVGDAVPHLLHHICYMAAFCPSRVLPTADACTAAPENANAVSPVELTVGDPDRLGVLRLNFRTGVSGELALLKEMICADYPDADFRRILAGMQTDEPVAAYAGRAVGRAGGWGRVPRTYLRFGRDRTIATALQDRMIAEADASTPGNRFRVHDFPGASHVGPLDPTPVADVLDTLAGQRR; this is translated from the coding sequence ATGGCGCTGGCCACCGGGCTGGGAACCTCGCCGGCTGCGGCGACCCCGCATCGCGGGCTCGTGACTTACGTGCTGGTGCACGGTACGCACAGCGCCGGCGCGTTCTGGATGCCGATCGCGCGGGAACTGGTGCTGCGAGGCCACCGCGTCATCATGGTGGACCAGCCGCAGCACGGCGCGGAGGCCTTCGTGGCGGAGTCGTACCAGCGGCAGGACCTCACAGCGATGGCGGTCGAGCCCTCCCCGCTGAAGGGCCTCGGGCTGGACGACTACGAGGCGCGCGTCACGGGCATCGTGCGGCAGGCCGCACGGAACGGTCCGGTGGTGCTGGTCGGGCACAGCCTGGGTGGCGTGTCGGTCAGCCGTGTCGGCGACGCCGTCCCGCACCTGCTTCACCACATCTGCTACATGGCGGCGTTCTGTCCCAGCCGCGTCCTGCCCACGGCGGACGCCTGCACGGCGGCACCCGAGAACGCGAACGCCGTCAGCCCGGTGGAGCTGACGGTGGGTGACCCCGACCGGCTCGGGGTGTTGCGGCTGAACTTCCGTACGGGTGTCAGCGGTGAGCTGGCCCTCCTGAAGGAGATGATCTGCGCGGACTACCCCGACGCCGACTTCCGCCGGATACTGGCCGGCATGCAGACCGACGAGCCCGTCGCCGCCTATGCGGGCCGAGCGGTCGGCCGGGCCGGCGGTTGGGGACGCGTTCCCCGCACGTACCTGCGTTTCGGCAGGGACCGTACGATCGCCACCGCGCTCCAGGACAGGATGATCGCGGAAGCCGACGCGTCCACACCCGGCAACCGCTTCCGTGTGCACGATTTCCCCGGGGCGTCACACGTCGGCCCGCTGGATCCCACCCCGGTTGCGGACGTCCTGGACACGCTCGCGGGGCAGAGGAGATAG
- a CDS encoding NAD(P)-dependent oxidoreductase, with translation MMHTAPPVTVLGLGLMGGALAGAFLRAGHPTTVWNRTSAKADDLVARGATLAESPAAAIAAAPLVVVCVSDYDAVMNVLEGPLDDRVVVNLTSGTPSRARELAEEVVRRGGGYLDGGVMAVPEAVGTADAVLAYSGPRSLYDAQKSALGSLGTGLHLGDDPGLSATHEMATLVLMWSMLDGFLNGAAILGSAGVSATAYLPVARTAIDMVAGWLPGYARQADDGVYPADDGTVNTHLTAMRQVVEESEVLGVNSELPRLVMALAERAATAGHGGSGYVALVEQFRKR, from the coding sequence ATGATGCACACCGCCCCACCTGTCACGGTTCTCGGCCTCGGACTGATGGGCGGCGCCCTCGCCGGGGCGTTCCTGCGCGCGGGACACCCGACGACCGTGTGGAATCGCACGTCGGCCAAGGCGGACGACCTCGTGGCCCGGGGCGCGACGCTCGCGGAATCCCCGGCGGCCGCGATCGCGGCCGCCCCGCTCGTGGTGGTCTGCGTATCGGACTACGACGCCGTGATGAACGTCCTCGAGGGACCACTCGACGATCGGGTCGTGGTGAACCTGACCTCGGGCACGCCCTCGCGCGCCCGAGAGCTCGCCGAGGAGGTGGTGCGCCGCGGCGGCGGATACCTCGACGGCGGGGTCATGGCCGTCCCGGAGGCAGTCGGCACGGCTGACGCCGTACTCGCCTACAGTGGACCACGATCACTGTACGACGCCCAGAAGTCCGCACTGGGCAGTCTCGGCACGGGGCTCCACCTCGGTGATGACCCCGGACTGTCGGCCACACACGAGATGGCCACGCTCGTCCTCATGTGGAGCATGCTCGACGGCTTCCTCAACGGCGCCGCGATTCTCGGCTCGGCCGGCGTGTCCGCTACGGCGTACCTCCCCGTCGCACGGACCGCGATCGACATGGTGGCAGGCTGGCTTCCGGGCTACGCACGCCAGGCCGACGACGGCGTCTACCCGGCCGACGACGGCACCGTGAACACCCACCTGACGGCGATGAGGCAGGTGGTCGAGGAGAGCGAAGTGCTCGGCGTCAACTCCGAGCTGCCGAGGCTCGTCATGGCGCTGGCGGAACGAGCGGCGACCGCCGGCCATGGCGGCAGCGGATACGTGGCGCTGGTGGAACAGTTCCGCAAGCGCTGA
- a CDS encoding MerR family transcriptional regulator, giving the protein MLIGELSRRTGVNRHQLRYYETQGLLVPGRGGNGYREYGEDAVLTVSQIRKLLDAGLSTQEIGYLQPCVTGGDPDLKPCPETLDLLRARTAALDEQIDTLVQSRRTLREYLAATEARAAG; this is encoded by the coding sequence GTGCTGATCGGGGAGTTGAGCCGGAGGACCGGGGTGAATCGGCACCAACTGCGGTACTACGAGACTCAGGGCCTGCTGGTACCCGGCCGCGGCGGCAACGGCTACCGCGAGTACGGCGAGGACGCCGTACTGACCGTGTCCCAGATCAGGAAACTGCTGGACGCCGGGCTGTCGACACAGGAGATCGGGTACCTCCAACCGTGCGTCACGGGCGGAGACCCCGATCTGAAGCCCTGCCCGGAGACCCTGGACCTGCTGCGGGCGCGCACAGCCGCACTGGACGAGCAGATCGACACACTCGTCCAGTCCCGCCGGACACTGCGTGAGTACCTGGCGGCCACGGAGGCAAGGGCGGCCGGCTGA
- a CDS encoding ATP-binding cassette domain-containing protein — MSKRYGRGDWILRDVDVEAPAGEVVAFAGGNGSGKSTLLRIAVGLSRPTRGTVAARPPVVGYVPDRFSPNERMSAAAYLTHMGRVRGLTTSAASARADRLLDRLALVGGKHATLRSLSKGNAQKVALAQALLVDPGLLVLDEPWSGLDADAHGVLAEIMTEVAASGGTVVFTDHRESVTRARATRTYTVSKGHVSLRGPEPGPLATTGQRPASDVVLAAGRDGRAPQALAWEQLDGVTAVRRDVTGVRLRVGRESTDALLFTAIQHGWSVQTVTETTTDHHRTPDAATNGDTR, encoded by the coding sequence GTGAGCAAGCGCTATGGCCGCGGCGACTGGATCCTGAGAGACGTGGACGTGGAGGCCCCGGCCGGTGAGGTCGTGGCATTCGCAGGCGGCAACGGATCAGGGAAGTCGACGCTGCTGCGGATCGCCGTGGGCCTGTCCCGGCCGACCCGCGGCACAGTGGCCGCCCGGCCACCCGTCGTCGGGTACGTCCCGGACCGGTTCTCCCCCAACGAACGCATGTCGGCCGCGGCGTACCTGACACACATGGGCCGCGTCCGCGGGCTGACCACCTCGGCCGCGTCGGCGCGGGCCGACCGGCTGCTGGACCGACTCGCCCTGGTGGGCGGCAAGCACGCCACCCTGCGCAGCCTGTCGAAGGGCAACGCGCAGAAGGTCGCGCTGGCCCAGGCCCTCCTCGTGGACCCCGGGCTGCTCGTCCTGGACGAGCCGTGGTCCGGGCTGGACGCCGACGCCCACGGCGTGCTCGCCGAGATCATGACCGAGGTCGCGGCCTCCGGCGGCACCGTCGTGTTCACCGACCACCGCGAGTCGGTCACCCGGGCCCGCGCCACCCGGACCTACACGGTCAGCAAGGGCCACGTGTCGCTGCGGGGCCCGGAGCCGGGGCCGCTGGCCACCACCGGGCAGCGGCCCGCTTCCGACGTCGTCCTGGCCGCGGGCCGGGACGGGCGCGCACCGCAGGCCCTCGCCTGGGAACAGCTGGACGGCGTCACCGCGGTGCGCCGGGACGTCACCGGCGTCAGGCTGCGCGTGGGACGCGAGTCCACCGACGCCCTGCTGTTCACCGCGATCCAGCACGGCTGGTCCGTCCAGACCGTCACCGAAACGACCACGGACCACCACCGGACGCCGGACGCCGCGACAAACGGAGACACGCGGTGA
- a CDS encoding TetR family transcriptional regulator, translated as MADQPRTARGAATHQRILEVATQEFAEHGIAGARVERIVAGARTNKAQLYAYFDSKEGLFDAIFLGSLERIVNVVPIDATDLADWAVRLYDEYLRRPDLIRLATWARLERRPAGHLLDDSDRLDDRKLRAIAEAQASGLVRQGDPFDIMAMVISMSMAWSPVSNVYAATAQEPPELHDRRRALLHESVHRAVTADHARP; from the coding sequence ATGGCTGATCAGCCCAGGACCGCACGTGGAGCCGCGACGCACCAGCGCATCCTCGAAGTGGCGACCCAGGAATTCGCCGAGCATGGGATCGCCGGTGCGCGCGTCGAGCGGATCGTGGCTGGGGCACGCACGAACAAGGCACAGCTCTACGCCTACTTCGACAGCAAGGAAGGGCTCTTCGACGCCATTTTCCTCGGCTCGCTGGAGCGGATCGTGAACGTCGTCCCGATCGACGCCACCGACCTCGCGGACTGGGCCGTACGCCTCTACGACGAGTACCTTCGCCGGCCCGACCTCATTCGGCTGGCCACCTGGGCACGCCTGGAGCGACGCCCGGCCGGTCACCTGCTGGACGACTCCGACCGCCTCGACGACCGCAAACTGCGCGCCATCGCCGAGGCGCAAGCATCCGGTCTGGTGCGTCAGGGAGACCCGTTCGACATCATGGCCATGGTGATCTCCATGTCCATGGCGTGGTCACCGGTCAGCAACGTCTACGCGGCGACGGCCCAGGAGCCCCCCGAACTCCACGACCGGCGCCGAGCCCTGCTCCACGAGAGCGTCCACCGCGCCGTGACCGCCGACCACGCCCGACCTTGA
- a CDS encoding NAD(P)-dependent alcohol dehydrogenase — MRSTVGWQVDGSSSALRRTPLKRRDLRPDDLAVRVDYCGVCHSDLHAVAAQGGAGSRPLVPGHEFTGVVTETGPAVTRFTAGDSVAVGNIVDSCGVCAMCRAGQENFCHSLPTLTYGGTDRHDGSTTLGGYSREYVVRDRFAHTLPAALDPAAAAPLLCAGITVWEPLHALGVGPGTRVAVAGLGGLGHLAVKIAVALGADTSVISRSPDKIGDARRLGARGLIVSTDPEQMAAARDRFDVVVDTISAPHDLGPYLRLVALDGTLSHLGHLGPVTVETLDLLVGRRKLSSAGSGGRPATAAMLDFCAQHGITADVEVLPSARVNEALGRLRRNDVRYRFVLDMSDLDLATIE, encoded by the coding sequence TTGAGGAGCACCGTTGGCTGGCAGGTGGACGGCTCGTCGTCGGCACTGCGCCGGACACCACTGAAGCGACGCGATCTGCGCCCTGACGACCTTGCCGTCCGGGTGGACTACTGCGGCGTCTGCCACTCCGATCTGCACGCCGTCGCCGCCCAGGGCGGTGCGGGGAGCCGACCCCTGGTGCCCGGACACGAGTTCACGGGGGTGGTGACCGAGACCGGCCCTGCGGTCACCCGCTTCACCGCCGGTGATTCCGTAGCGGTGGGCAACATCGTCGACTCGTGCGGCGTGTGCGCCATGTGCCGGGCCGGCCAGGAGAACTTCTGCCACTCCCTTCCGACCCTGACCTACGGCGGCACCGACCGGCACGACGGTTCGACCACCCTGGGGGGCTACTCCCGCGAGTACGTCGTCCGCGACCGCTTCGCCCACACTCTTCCCGCCGCACTGGATCCGGCCGCCGCCGCTCCGCTGCTCTGCGCAGGGATCACTGTCTGGGAACCGCTGCACGCCCTCGGGGTGGGGCCGGGGACCCGCGTCGCCGTGGCCGGACTGGGCGGCCTGGGCCACCTTGCGGTCAAGATCGCGGTGGCGCTCGGCGCGGACACCTCGGTCATCAGCCGCTCACCGGACAAAATCGGCGACGCCCGACGTCTCGGCGCCCGCGGTCTCATCGTCTCCACGGATCCGGAGCAGATGGCCGCCGCCCGCGACCGGTTCGACGTGGTCGTCGACACCATTTCCGCCCCGCACGACCTCGGCCCCTACCTGCGCCTGGTCGCCCTGGACGGGACGCTCAGCCACCTCGGGCACCTCGGGCCCGTCACCGTGGAGACCCTCGACCTGCTCGTGGGACGCAGGAAACTCAGCTCCGCAGGCAGTGGCGGCAGGCCCGCGACCGCCGCCATGCTGGACTTCTGCGCCCAGCACGGCATCACCGCCGACGTCGAGGTGCTTCCCTCGGCGCGGGTGAACGAGGCCCTCGGACGTCTCCGGCGCAATGACGTCCGCTACCGCTTCGTACTCGACATGTCCGACCTGGACCTCGCGACGATCGAGTGA